A genomic region of Nitrosomonas ureae contains the following coding sequences:
- a CDS encoding TonB-dependent siderophore receptor: MLNFSLALTLPPKSSFAESINPPSTIRTFSIPAGSLQDAINQFVEQSGIKLIADPALLQGRVTFGLDGNFEIQSALNQLLENSGLQVNKQADGYIIAVQSAESGSGAEESIVTLPLIKITADSTSRYTAVSTTTATKTNTLLRDVPQAISVITNELIKDQSIRSLSDAVRYVPGVGVSQGEGNRDALVFRGNRSTGDFFIDGIRDDAEFYRDLYNIERVEVLKGANGMIFGRGGSGGVVNRVSKQANWDPVREFTFQGGSFNQKRMTADVGYVINDVAAVRLNALYEDAGSFRDGVNMERLGISPTITIKPTHRTKVIAGMERFHDDRTADRGIPSFLGRPVNVHESQFFGDPKRSNANIDVLSFNSLIEHKFDSGVTLQNRTNYTTYDKFYQNIFANSQVFAGLVSLGAYNNATTRENVFNQTNLLYSLNTGPISHTLMAGIEVGRQETHNQRKNGFFNKDVSQVNLRVPISNPVTNTPVDFLTRDTDAHNRSVVNVTSLYIQDQIELLPQLQLIAGVRYDLFEVDFRQRNAGRDHLKTRDDLIAPRFGVIYKPIEPVSFYASYSQAYVPRAGDQLTSLNVTVDTLKPEKFTTLETGVKWDIRPDLALTGAVYQLNRTNVITADPNDPTRTFLAKGQRTEGVEISLNGQLTSDWSVMGGYAYQTGEFTSEVPGVAKKGATVGELPRHTFSAWNRYDITPKVGAAVGVIYRGEMFASADNTVRIPDFTRVDAALFAQFTKRFRGQLNIENLFDANYFASVHNNNNITPGSPIAIRATLIANF, encoded by the coding sequence TTGTTAAATTTCAGCTTGGCGCTAACCCTTCCTCCGAAATCAAGTTTTGCTGAATCAATAAATCCTCCATCAACTATACGCACCTTTAGTATTCCAGCCGGTTCTTTGCAAGATGCTATCAATCAGTTTGTGGAACAATCGGGAATTAAACTGATTGCCGATCCTGCTTTGCTCCAGGGAAGAGTGACTTTTGGTCTCGATGGCAATTTTGAAATTCAGTCGGCTTTGAATCAATTGCTTGAGAATTCTGGGTTACAAGTAAATAAGCAAGCTGATGGTTATATCATTGCGGTACAGTCAGCTGAATCAGGTTCAGGGGCTGAAGAATCGATCGTTACTTTGCCTTTGATTAAAATCACTGCCGATAGTACGAGTCGTTATACGGCGGTGAGTACCACTACAGCGACAAAAACCAATACTTTACTGCGCGATGTTCCACAAGCTATTTCAGTAATAACCAATGAGTTGATTAAAGATCAATCAATTCGTAGTCTGAGCGATGCAGTTCGCTATGTGCCCGGTGTTGGTGTGTCCCAGGGTGAAGGCAATCGTGATGCGCTGGTTTTTCGCGGTAATCGTTCGACCGGAGATTTTTTTATTGATGGCATTCGGGATGATGCGGAATTCTACCGCGATTTATACAATATTGAACGTGTCGAAGTACTCAAAGGCGCTAACGGAATGATTTTTGGCCGTGGCGGTTCGGGTGGTGTAGTAAACCGTGTGTCGAAGCAGGCCAATTGGGATCCGGTTCGGGAATTTACTTTTCAAGGAGGTTCATTCAATCAGAAAAGAATGACCGCTGATGTCGGCTATGTTATTAATGATGTAGCTGCCGTTCGTTTAAATGCCCTGTACGAAGATGCCGGCAGTTTTCGCGATGGAGTCAATATGGAGCGTCTTGGAATATCTCCCACCATTACGATCAAACCAACACATCGCACTAAGGTGATTGCAGGTATGGAGCGATTTCATGATGATCGTACTGCTGATCGAGGTATTCCTTCATTTTTAGGCCGTCCTGTCAATGTGCATGAGTCTCAATTTTTTGGCGACCCGAAGCGCAGTAATGCGAATATCGATGTGCTTTCATTCAACTCCCTCATTGAACATAAATTTGATTCCGGGGTTACGCTGCAGAACAGGACAAACTATACGACGTACGATAAGTTTTACCAAAATATCTTTGCCAATAGTCAGGTTTTCGCCGGGTTGGTATCGCTCGGAGCGTATAACAATGCAACAACGCGTGAAAATGTTTTTAATCAGACAAATCTGCTCTATTCGCTCAATACCGGACCAATTTCACATACATTGATGGCAGGTATCGAGGTAGGGCGTCAGGAAACCCATAATCAGAGGAAAAACGGTTTCTTTAATAAGGATGTGTCGCAAGTCAATTTACGGGTGCCTATCAGTAATCCGGTTACAAACACTCCAGTGGATTTTTTGACACGCGATACGGATGCGCATAATCGGAGTGTCGTCAATGTTACATCCCTATATATCCAGGATCAGATTGAATTGCTGCCACAGCTGCAATTAATTGCAGGCGTACGCTACGATTTGTTTGAAGTGGATTTTCGCCAGCGGAATGCAGGAAGAGATCACCTGAAAACTAGGGATGATTTGATCGCTCCGCGCTTTGGGGTTATTTATAAACCTATCGAGCCGGTTTCTTTTTATGCCAGTTACAGTCAGGCTTATGTACCACGTGCTGGCGATCAGCTGACATCCTTGAACGTAACAGTCGATACACTTAAACCGGAAAAATTCACGACACTGGAGACTGGAGTTAAGTGGGATATTCGTCCTGATTTGGCATTAACAGGTGCTGTTTATCAACTGAATCGAACCAATGTGATCACGGCTGATCCGAATGATCCGACACGAACCTTCTTAGCTAAGGGGCAGCGTACAGAAGGTGTGGAAATCAGTCTCAATGGTCAATTGACTTCAGATTGGAGTGTAATGGGCGGTTATGCTTATCAAACCGGTGAATTTACCAGTGAAGTACCCGGAGTAGCAAAAAAAGGAGCTACGGTAGGAGAGCTTCCTCGGCATACTTTTTCTGCCTGGAATCGATACGATATTACTCCTAAAGTGGGAGCAGCGGTTGGTGTGATTTATCGTGGTGAGATGTTTGCTTCGGCTGATAATACGGTCAGAATTCCTGATTTTACAAGAGTTGATGCGGCATTGTTTGCACAGTTTACCAAGCGGTTCCGCGGTCAGTTAAATATTGAGAATTTGTTTGATGCCAATTATTTTGCTTCGGTACATAACAACAATAACATTACGCCGGGCTCACCAATAGCCATTCGCGCGACTTTAATTGCAAATTTCTAA
- a CDS encoding L-serine ammonia-lyase: protein MFISVLDLFKIGIGPSSSHTMGPMVAAKDFRDRIQIYVSDHKIPSFLQVRCTLRGSLAFTGKGHATDRAVTLGMHEYTPQGLAKLNVNELFEQLWQQTTIQIPESITIHFNPAEDIIFDRGEPLPEHPNGMIFQLLDETGKTLLTETYFSIGGGFITTLPEIGKLVAPIKIEATNSCGFPFDSANQMMKMSADSNLSISAMKRSNEIERINEKELNAGLDAIWNAMRTCLENGLIAEGRLPGGLNIKRRAHALFQQLQSNPQKANLNDWLCAYAMAVNEENAAGHMVVTAPTNGAAGVIPAVIYYAVKHEGATPEHVRDFLLVAGAIGGLIKHNSSISGAEVGCQGEVGSASAMAAAGLCAIKGGTTQQIENAAEIALEHHLGMTCDPVGSLVQVPCIERNGFGAIKAYTAASLAIRGDGQHFMSLDNCITAMKQTGLEMSVKYKETSLGGLAVSITEC from the coding sequence ATGTTCATTAGCGTTCTTGATCTTTTCAAAATAGGTATCGGGCCATCGAGCTCGCATACTATGGGTCCTATGGTCGCAGCCAAAGATTTTCGTGACCGTATCCAGATTTACGTTTCCGATCACAAGATTCCATCCTTTTTGCAAGTTCGTTGTACTTTGCGAGGTTCTCTGGCTTTCACGGGCAAAGGTCATGCTACCGATCGAGCTGTAACTTTAGGCATGCATGAATACACACCGCAAGGGTTAGCCAAACTGAATGTTAATGAATTATTTGAACAACTTTGGCAACAAACAACGATTCAGATCCCAGAATCCATCACAATTCACTTCAATCCGGCAGAAGATATTATCTTCGATCGTGGAGAACCTCTGCCAGAACATCCTAATGGCATGATTTTTCAACTGTTGGACGAAACCGGCAAGACGTTGCTAACCGAAACCTATTTTTCTATTGGTGGCGGCTTTATCACCACATTGCCGGAAATCGGCAAACTTGTAGCACCCATCAAAATAGAGGCAACCAACTCCTGTGGTTTTCCCTTTGATTCAGCTAATCAGATGATGAAAATGTCAGCCGATAGCAATTTATCAATTTCCGCCATGAAGCGCAGCAATGAGATAGAGCGCATTAATGAAAAAGAACTCAATGCGGGACTGGATGCAATCTGGAACGCAATGCGAACTTGCCTGGAAAATGGATTGATCGCGGAAGGCCGGTTACCCGGTGGTTTAAATATTAAACGGCGCGCGCATGCATTGTTTCAACAATTACAGAGCAATCCGCAAAAAGCTAACTTAAATGACTGGCTATGTGCCTATGCCATGGCAGTTAATGAAGAAAATGCAGCCGGACATATGGTGGTTACCGCACCGACCAACGGTGCAGCGGGCGTAATACCGGCTGTTATTTACTATGCGGTAAAACATGAAGGCGCAACTCCGGAACATGTACGGGATTTTTTGCTGGTAGCAGGAGCGATTGGAGGGTTAATCAAGCATAATAGCTCAATTTCCGGAGCGGAAGTTGGATGCCAAGGAGAAGTAGGTTCAGCTTCGGCCATGGCGGCGGCAGGCCTGTGTGCTATAAAAGGCGGCACTACACAACAAATTGAGAATGCTGCAGAAATCGCACTAGAACATCACCTAGGCATGACTTGTGATCCTGTGGGCAGTCTGGTTCAAGTACCCTGCATAGAACGCAACGGATTCGGAGCCATCAAAGCATACACCGCTGCATCCCTGGCAATTCGTGGGGATGGTCAACATTTTATGTCATTGGACAACTGCATCACCGCAATGAAACAAACCGGATTGGAAATGTCAGTAAAATATAAAGAAACTTCACTGGGCGGTTTAGCTGTCAGTATTACGGAATGCTAA
- a CDS encoding (2Fe-2S)-binding protein, giving the protein MYVCICKGVTERALREAIYQGADRMRDLKACLGVTEQCGLCACHVKQVLDQTLEQKSHTQDLMPQSFSTQSTCMCENAA; this is encoded by the coding sequence ATGTACGTATGTATTTGCAAAGGAGTTACAGAAAGAGCATTGCGGGAAGCAATTTATCAGGGTGCGGACCGGATGAGGGATTTAAAGGCTTGCCTCGGTGTTACGGAGCAGTGTGGTTTGTGTGCGTGCCATGTCAAACAGGTCTTGGATCAAACCCTGGAGCAAAAATCCCACACGCAAGATCTGATGCCTCAATCTTTTTCTACTCAATCGACTTGTATGTGTGAAAATGCTGCATAG
- a CDS encoding LysR family transcriptional regulator, which yields MIEHSHLKIIQALHSNGTLTEAANALCLSQPALSHQIGYLEKKLSITLWEREGRNLRLTQAGKLLLEVANQVLPVLSQAEKTLEAYSVGRQGILRIGVECYPCFEWLTGMIGQFMRGMPEIDIDIVQKFQFTGLEGLLNHHIDVLITPDIVKKEKIVYEILAEYQLVLLVCADHPLAGIKYLTPEHLSKENLLTFPVPLERLDILTHFMTPAHLKPEKLKPIESLEIMLHMTALNRGVCVLPEWLADIKTKNLELRKVRIGKQGLYQKLLLAMRESDKTIPYIRKFIAVGQKSAENSAI from the coding sequence ATGATCGAACACAGTCACCTCAAAATCATCCAGGCGCTCCATTCCAATGGCACGCTCACCGAAGCCGCTAATGCATTATGTTTAAGTCAGCCTGCCTTATCGCATCAGATTGGTTATCTGGAAAAGAAACTAAGCATTACATTATGGGAACGTGAGGGCCGTAACTTGCGCTTGACCCAAGCGGGTAAACTTCTTCTGGAGGTAGCCAATCAAGTATTGCCGGTTTTATCGCAGGCGGAGAAAACTCTCGAAGCTTATAGTGTGGGCCGACAAGGTATTTTACGTATCGGTGTGGAATGCTATCCCTGTTTTGAATGGCTTACGGGGATGATCGGCCAGTTCATGCGAGGAATGCCCGAGATTGATATCGATATTGTACAAAAATTCCAATTTACCGGATTGGAAGGTTTGCTCAACCATCATATTGACGTTCTGATCACACCTGATATAGTCAAAAAAGAAAAAATCGTTTATGAGATTTTGGCAGAATATCAATTGGTACTGCTAGTGTGTGCCGATCATCCGTTAGCAGGCATAAAATATTTAACACCTGAACACTTGAGCAAGGAAAACTTGTTAACCTTCCCGGTGCCACTGGAAAGATTGGATATTCTGACGCATTTTATGACCCCCGCACACCTAAAACCGGAGAAACTAAAACCGATTGAATCACTGGAAATCATGCTGCACATGACCGCCTTAAACCGCGGCGTCTGCGTACTACCGGAGTGGCTAGCGGATATTAAAACCAAAAATCTTGAGTTAAGAAAAGTCCGTATTGGCAAGCAAGGGTTGTATCAGAAATTGTTATTGGCAATGCGGGAATCGGACAAAACCATTCCATATATCCGGAAATTTATTGCAGTGGGACAGAAATCAGCTGAAAATTCAGCAATATGA
- the metE gene encoding 5-methyltetrahydropteroyltriglutamate--homocysteine S-methyltransferase translates to MVTTHNLGFPRIGRNRELKFALEKYWKGGISESALSDIAADLRVRHWQDQSILDWIPVGDFSLYDHVLDMSFMLGNIPERVSMFSTGNTIDNYFRVARGRSANDITAHSCINAGEMTKWFDTNYHYIVPEFNRNTKFSLNVSGLLEQIQHAQKIHQHIKPVILGPVTYLWLGKSKDDSDKLDQLDELLVIYAQLLDRLKHAGIHWVQIDEPILVMELAQEWKYAVRKTYYQLQAASVNLMLTTYFGQLQDNLQLACELPVQGLHLDAVTAHDEIDKVIDWLPAHKILSLGVVNGRNIWKTDLTHTLNWLEPIHARLQDRLWLAPSCSLLHAPVDLESEQKLDADIRSWLAFAAQKLNEIEVLAKALNHGRESVAVVLRENSAAVTSRKQSKRVHHADIKARVDEINEAMGIRQSPYHQRSILQRKQFRLPLFPTTTIGSFPQTLEIRQTRRNFREGKLPEAEYRQAMRKEIEFCVREQEALGLDVLVHGEPERNDMVEYFGEQLDGFAFTQFGWVQSYGSRCVKPPIIYGDVSHSHAMTTEWIEYAQSLTQKPMKGMLTGPVTMLNWSFVRDDQPRAQTCMQLALAIRDEVLGLEQAGIQIIQIDEAAMREGLPLRKSQWDDYLNWAIRAFRVTANGVKDATQIHTHMCYSEFNDIMEAIARMDADVITIETSRSDMELLDAFDQFRYPNEIGPGVYDIHSPNIPSVDSIIELMEKAAQRIPVERLWVNPDCGLKTRTWEEVKPALHNMIAASRHLARHLIAKQVS, encoded by the coding sequence ATGGTAACGACACACAACCTCGGGTTTCCACGCATCGGTAGAAACCGGGAATTAAAGTTTGCTTTGGAAAAATACTGGAAAGGTGGCATTTCTGAATCAGCCTTATCGGATATCGCGGCGGATCTGAGAGTTCGGCATTGGCAGGATCAATCGATACTCGATTGGATTCCAGTCGGTGATTTTTCATTATACGATCACGTGCTGGATATGAGCTTTATGCTGGGCAATATTCCAGAACGCGTCAGCATGTTTTCCACCGGCAATACAATCGATAACTATTTTCGTGTGGCAAGAGGCCGCTCAGCCAACGATATTACCGCTCATTCCTGTATTAATGCAGGTGAAATGACCAAATGGTTTGATACCAATTATCACTATATCGTACCCGAGTTTAACCGGAATACAAAATTCTCACTAAATGTCAGTGGCCTGCTTGAGCAAATTCAACACGCTCAGAAAATCCATCAGCATATTAAGCCTGTCATACTAGGGCCAGTGACCTATTTATGGCTTGGAAAATCCAAGGATGACAGCGATAAGCTTGACCAATTGGATGAATTACTCGTTATTTATGCGCAATTGCTAGATCGGCTAAAGCATGCGGGTATTCACTGGGTACAAATCGACGAGCCGATTCTGGTTATGGAATTGGCGCAGGAATGGAAATATGCGGTGCGCAAGACATATTATCAATTACAAGCTGCGTCTGTGAATTTAATGCTGACGACATACTTTGGGCAGTTACAAGATAATCTGCAACTTGCTTGCGAACTGCCGGTTCAGGGCTTGCATCTGGATGCTGTTACGGCGCATGATGAGATTGACAAAGTGATTGATTGGTTGCCGGCGCATAAAATACTTTCATTGGGTGTTGTTAACGGACGCAATATCTGGAAAACCGATTTAACTCATACACTGAATTGGCTGGAGCCCATACATGCACGACTGCAAGATCGACTGTGGCTCGCACCATCCTGTTCATTGCTGCATGCACCTGTTGATCTGGAAAGTGAGCAAAAACTCGATGCGGATATTCGGTCGTGGCTGGCATTTGCTGCGCAGAAATTAAACGAAATCGAAGTGCTTGCAAAAGCTTTGAATCACGGCAGAGAAAGCGTTGCTGTGGTTCTGCGGGAAAATAGCGCGGCGGTTACTAGCCGCAAACAATCCAAGCGCGTACATCACGCGGACATAAAAGCACGTGTGGATGAAATCAATGAAGCGATGGGTATACGCCAATCGCCCTATCATCAGCGATCAATCCTACAGCGCAAGCAATTCCGATTGCCGCTGTTTCCTACCACAACCATTGGTTCTTTTCCGCAAACGCTGGAAATCAGACAAACGCGCCGTAATTTCCGCGAAGGCAAACTACCGGAAGCGGAATACCGGCAAGCGATGCGTAAAGAAATTGAATTTTGTGTGCGGGAGCAGGAAGCATTGGGATTGGATGTTTTGGTGCATGGTGAGCCGGAGCGTAACGATATGGTGGAATATTTCGGCGAGCAACTCGATGGGTTTGCCTTTACTCAATTTGGCTGGGTCCAATCGTATGGATCACGGTGTGTCAAGCCGCCGATCATTTATGGCGATGTTTCACATTCACATGCCATGACCACGGAATGGATCGAATATGCCCAATCACTTACCCAAAAGCCGATGAAAGGAATGCTTACGGGGCCTGTCACAATGTTGAATTGGTCATTTGTTCGTGACGATCAACCGCGCGCGCAAACGTGTATGCAGCTGGCGCTTGCGATACGCGATGAAGTTCTGGGTTTGGAGCAAGCGGGCATCCAAATTATTCAAATTGATGAGGCCGCAATGAGAGAAGGTTTGCCGCTCAGAAAATCGCAATGGGATGATTATTTGAACTGGGCAATTCGTGCATTTCGTGTCACCGCAAATGGCGTAAAAGACGCGACGCAAATTCATACGCATATGTGCTACTCGGAATTCAATGACATTATGGAGGCGATCGCACGTATGGATGCCGATGTGATTACGATCGAAACGTCACGTTCGGATATGGAATTACTGGATGCCTTTGATCAGTTTCGATATCCGAATGAAATTGGTCCGGGCGTATACGATATCCATTCGCCCAATATACCGTCTGTTGATTCCATTATTGAATTAATGGAGAAGGCTGCGCAACGAATACCGGTTGAACGTTTGTGGGTGAATCCCGATTGCGGGCTAAAAACACGCACTTGGGAAGAAGTAAAACCGGCATTGCACAATATGATTGCCGCCAGTCGGCATTTAGCCCGTCATTTAATCGCGAAGCAGGTCAGCTAA
- the dsr1 gene encoding anti-phage defense-associated sirtuin Dsr1 — MQFVTNGPDIPEELLRMHEEGHLVFFCGAGISYSAGLPGFKDLVDKIYESAGTKRDPIEQAAYDQSQFDATLNFLENRLQGQRQGLEMRKVLEKVLQPNLRRKGAMDIHTALLKLAHDRKGSLRLVTTNFDRIFEKVAKRTKQPINSFAAPMLPIPKDSRWNGLVYLHGLIPDKPNDDDLQRLIVTSGDFGLAYLTERWAARFVSELLRNYVVCFVGYSINDPVMRYMIDALAADRMLGEATPQAYALSDCESGQEEHKANEWKAKGIIPILYEPIEGHAVLRSTLKLWADIYRDGILGKERIVIEHAIAHPSASTQQDDFVGRMLWALSHQSGLPVKCFAEFNPVPSLEWLKVFSEDRYQYGDLDRFGISPCPTVVKKLHFSFIRRPAPYMLAPYMSLAPEVADARWDAVMLQLARWLVRHLNDPELIIWLAQRGGQLHNQWSKLIENELDRYTRLERDGKTDELEDIRKNARNAIPQPSMRILWRLLLTNRVKSWGHDWEFYRWKERLQRDGLTATLRFELRELLAPKVVLKKPFRWNEDKDNDKAGGPQQLKQLVDWELMLTTDHVHSVLADLAQVKCWDEILPKLLGEFQQLLSDALDLLRELSEADDFKDRSFWDLPSIESHWQNRGYHEWVALIELLRDAWLATRKTDPNKAAWIAQVWFDLPYPTFKRLALLAASQDDCIASERWFEWLIVDGVKWLWATDTHREVMRLLVLQGNRLSQEASTKLENAILAGPPREKFQDDIEPEWRQSHVDYSIWLRFAKLQAGGSNLSTIALSYFTELSKRNPKWKLSDDERDEFTHWMSGTDDPDYEESRNIDIAPRSRRELAKWLKRPLPERHPFYEDTWRDTCSSRLFHSLGALCDLAQEGIWPPGRWREALYAWSEDKVILRSWRYAAALVQTMPDDVLQEIAPSIAWWLEKVSKFVDRHEDILLDMCRRVMELPLESDSSIMMDGKSINRPVLEAINHPVGHVTQALLNLWFKHKPNDNDTLPTEFKSYFTKLCDTTVKQFLHGRVLLASQLIILFRVDRPWTEQHLLPLFDWTAQPVEVRAVWDGFLWSPRLYRPLLIAFKTQFLETANHYSELGEHSGQFAVFLTYAALHQVEGYTSQDFRSAVSILPKDGLQEIAKALSQALEGAGEQPEDYWKNRIKPFLEQIWPKSHRLVSNEISKYFVRLSIAAGKEFPIALSLILNWLQPFEHPNHALRLFHKSGLCNRFPNEALQLLDKIIDNQLWITQELKQCLEVISQASPALINDHRYKQLSEQARRSSG; from the coding sequence ATGCAATTCGTAACCAATGGCCCGGATATCCCAGAAGAACTCTTACGAATGCACGAAGAAGGGCATCTCGTGTTCTTTTGTGGTGCAGGCATTTCCTATTCAGCCGGACTCCCCGGATTTAAAGATTTAGTAGATAAGATCTATGAGTCTGCGGGCACAAAGCGGGATCCGATTGAGCAAGCTGCATATGACCAAAGTCAGTTTGATGCTACCTTGAATTTTCTAGAGAACCGCTTACAAGGACAACGGCAGGGATTAGAGATGCGCAAGGTGCTAGAGAAGGTACTTCAGCCTAATCTACGCCGCAAAGGGGCAATGGACATTCACACTGCATTGCTTAAATTGGCGCATGATCGGAAAGGCTCGTTAAGGTTGGTAACAACTAATTTCGATAGAATTTTTGAGAAGGTAGCAAAACGAACAAAGCAGCCAATTAATTCTTTTGCGGCACCAATGTTGCCAATCCCCAAAGACAGTCGTTGGAATGGATTAGTTTACTTACATGGATTAATACCTGATAAACCGAATGACGATGATTTACAGCGACTAATTGTAACCAGTGGAGATTTTGGCTTGGCTTACCTGACCGAACGTTGGGCAGCGCGATTTGTTAGCGAATTGCTGCGCAATTATGTCGTTTGTTTTGTTGGTTACAGCATTAATGATCCAGTGATGCGCTATATGATAGATGCGTTGGCTGCTGACCGAATGCTGGGAGAAGCTACTCCGCAAGCCTATGCATTAAGTGATTGTGAATCTGGGCAAGAAGAGCATAAGGCTAACGAATGGAAAGCTAAGGGTATTATACCGATTCTATATGAACCCATTGAAGGTCATGCTGTATTGCGCAGCACTCTGAAGCTTTGGGCTGATATCTACCGCGATGGCATTCTTGGAAAAGAAAGAATTGTTATCGAACACGCTATTGCACATCCATCAGCTAGCACGCAGCAAGATGATTTTGTTGGTAGGATGCTCTGGGCTTTGTCTCACCAATCCGGGTTGCCTGTTAAATGCTTTGCTGAATTTAACCCCGTTCCATCTTTAGAATGGCTCAAAGTATTCTCCGAGGATCGCTATCAATACGGTGATCTTGACCGTTTCGGGATATCGCCATGTCCTACGGTTGTTAAAAAATTGCATTTCAGTTTTATTCGTCGACCTGCACCTTACATGCTCGCACCTTATATGTCGCTGGCACCGGAGGTAGCAGATGCCCGGTGGGATGCTGTGATGTTACAACTTGCACGCTGGCTGGTACGGCATCTTAATGACCCGGAATTAATTATTTGGCTGGCTCAACGAGGCGGTCAATTGCACAATCAGTGGTCTAAGTTGATCGAGAATGAATTGGACCGCTACACAAGATTGGAACGTGATGGAAAAACGGATGAGCTAGAGGATATTCGAAAAAATGCTCGGAATGCGATTCCTCAACCATCGATGCGAATACTGTGGCGTTTGTTATTGACGAATCGAGTGAAATCATGGGGGCACGATTGGGAGTTTTACAGATGGAAAGAGCGATTGCAGCGCGATGGCTTAACTGCAACGCTGCGTTTTGAGTTGCGTGAATTGTTGGCACCTAAGGTGGTGCTGAAAAAGCCTTTCCGTTGGAACGAAGATAAAGACAATGACAAAGCAGGGGGCCCGCAGCAACTCAAACAACTCGTAGATTGGGAGTTAATGCTGACTACCGATCATGTTCATTCGGTGCTGGCAGATCTTGCTCAAGTAAAATGCTGGGATGAGATATTGCCAAAACTGCTCGGAGAGTTTCAACAGTTGTTGTCTGATGCATTAGATTTGTTGCGGGAACTGAGTGAGGCAGATGATTTTAAAGATCGTTCTTTTTGGGATCTGCCCTCCATTGAATCGCATTGGCAGAATCGAGGATACCATGAATGGGTAGCACTTATTGAATTGCTTCGGGATGCTTGGCTGGCTACAAGGAAGACTGATCCCAATAAGGCAGCTTGGATCGCGCAAGTTTGGTTCGATTTGCCGTACCCGACGTTCAAACGTCTTGCCCTACTTGCTGCTAGCCAGGATGACTGCATTGCTTCCGAACGATGGTTTGAGTGGTTAATCGTCGATGGTGTGAAGTGGTTGTGGGCAACAGATACTCACCGGGAGGTGATGCGTTTGCTCGTATTGCAAGGTAATCGACTATCGCAGGAAGCAAGTACAAAACTGGAAAACGCTATTCTTGCTGGGCCACCGCGAGAAAAATTCCAGGATGATATTGAGCCGGAATGGCGGCAATCTCATGTTGATTATTCGATCTGGCTGCGCTTTGCCAAGCTTCAAGCAGGCGGCAGTAATCTGAGCACTATTGCTTTGTCATATTTCACAGAATTATCTAAAAGAAATCCTAAATGGAAGCTCTCAGATGACGAGCGAGATGAGTTTACACACTGGATGAGCGGCACAGACGATCCAGATTACGAGGAAAGTCGCAACATCGACATTGCACCGCGAAGTCGTCGAGAACTCGCTAAATGGCTTAAACGACCACTGCCAGAACGCCATCCATTTTACGAAGATACCTGGCGAGACACTTGTAGTTCTCGTTTATTCCACAGCTTAGGTGCTCTATGCGATCTTGCTCAAGAAGGGATATGGCCGCCTGGGCGTTGGCGAGAAGCGTTATATGCATGGAGCGAAGATAAAGTAATTCTCCGGTCGTGGCGCTACGCTGCGGCGTTGGTACAGACCATGCCTGACGACGTACTTCAAGAAATTGCACCCAGCATTGCCTGGTGGCTGGAGAAGGTGTCTAAATTCGTTGACCGGCATGAAGATATTTTACTGGATATGTGCCGTCGGGTAATGGAACTGCCACTTGAATCTGACTCCAGTATCATGATGGATGGTAAATCGATCAATCGACCTGTTCTTGAAGCGATCAATCACCCGGTTGGTCACGTTACCCAAGCATTGCTGAATCTGTGGTTCAAACATAAGCCAAATGACAACGACACACTACCGACAGAATTCAAATCGTACTTCACCAAGCTGTGCGATACGACTGTTAAGCAATTTCTTCATGGCCGGGTGCTGCTCGCCTCACAATTAATTATACTTTTTCGCGTGGATCGTCCTTGGACGGAGCAACATTTGTTGCCGCTGTTCGATTGGACTGCCCAACCAGTTGAGGTGCGAGCGGTTTGGGATGGTTTTCTTTGGTCTCCACGTTTATATCGACCACTACTGATTGCCTTCAAGACGCAATTCTTAGAAACCGCTAATCATTACTCGGAGTTGGGCGAGCATAGTGGCCAATTTGCAGTATTCCTGACTTATGCGGCATTGCATCAGGTGGAAGGATACACTTCACAAGATTTTCGGTCAGCTGTAAGTATTTTGCCTAAAGATGGTCTGCAGGAGATAGCGAAGGCTCTCTCACAAGCTTTAGAAGGGGCCGGAGAACAACCTGAGGATTACTGGAAGAATCGGATTAAACCATTTTTGGAACAAATTTGGCCTAAATCGCACCGCCTTGTTTCAAATGAAATTTCTAAATATTTTGTTCGTCTTAGCATTGCCGCAGGTAAGGAATTTCCTATAGCCTTATCACTAATTCTGAACTGGTTACAACCGTTTGAACATCCAAATCATGCTTTACGTCTTTTCCATAAATCCGGTTTATGCAATCGATTTCCCAATGAAGCACTGCAACTACTGGATAAGATAATTGATAATCAACTTTGGATAACTCAAGAGCTAAAGCAATGTTTGGAAGTGATTTCCCAGGCATCGCCTGCACTGATCAATGATCATCGATACAAACAATTATCGGAACAAGCTAGACGATCGAGTGGTTGA